One Trichomycterus rosablanca isolate fTriRos1 chromosome 10, fTriRos1.hap1, whole genome shotgun sequence DNA window includes the following coding sequences:
- the LOC134322068 gene encoding ectonucleotide pyrophosphatase/phosphodiesterase family member 7-like yields the protein MWMILSLWLLAISPALSAPVGEPCTNKRNKLLLISFDGFRWDYDRDVDTPNLDKMAKDGVKATYVTPPYLTITSPSHFTLLTGRYIENHGVIHNIWFNTTTQEKKQYYHAQFVDDYWDNGSLPIWITAQRQGLKTGSLHFPGTAATYQKEQVEVSEVEPQYYDYTNETDWRVNVDKVMGDWFKSQDLDFVSLYFGEPDHTGHKYGPDTPERRDAVRKVDRTVGYIFDAAKKNGLIDQLNIIITSDHGMTTVMKGDGVNRIILSKIPGFSFKDIKFQLLDYGPTGMLLPKEGMLEKVYNTLKGAHPNLHVYKKEDMPGRLHYSNNPRILPIALYADPGYVINGLLPVQSAKGEHGFDNQVLDMKAFFRAVGPDFHKNLLVGPFETVNVYPLMCHLLGIKPEINDGSLDNTRHLLVSSGQTCVPRESDEMNILIGLAAVAAFLVVVFIAVTFYNIHKRRKANNKRHDAKTKSKDKTDSKQTTL from the exons ATGTGGATGATATTGAGTCTATGGCTGCTTGCCATTTCTCCAGCTCTATCTGCCCCAGTTGGCGAGCCCTGTACTAACAAGAGGAACAAGTTACTGCTGATCTCGTTTGACGGCTTCAGATGGGATTATGACCGGGATGTGGACACCCCAAATCTAGACAAGATGGCAAAGGATGGAGTGAAAGCCACTTATGTCACCCCACCTTATTTAACCATCACAAGCCCCTCTCACTTTACTTTGCTTACAG GACGTTACATAGAGAATCATGGAGTAATTCACAATATATGGTTCAACACCACCACTCAAGAGAAGAAGCAATACTACCATGCACAATTTGTTGATGACTATTGGGACAATGGCAGTCTACCTATATGGATAACAGCTCAAAGACAG GGTCTGAAGACGGGCTCCTTACATTTTCCGGGCACTGCTGCCACCTATCAGAAGGAACAGGTAGAAGTTAGTGAGGTGGAACCTCAGTACTATGACTACACCAATGAGACAGACTGGAGAGTGAATGTGGATAAGGTAATGGGTGACTGGTTTAAATCCCAGGATCTGGACTTTGTCTCGCTATATTTTGGTGAACCAGATCATACAGGTCATAAGTATGGGCCTGATACGCCAGAACGACGTGATGCGGTCAGAAAGGTCGACCGCACTGTTGGCTACATTTTTGATGCTGCTAAGAAGAATGGCCTTATCGACCAGCTGAACATCATTATTACTTCTGATCATGGCATGACGACTGTGATGAAAGGGGATGGAGTCAATAGAATCATTCTGTCTAAAATCCCAGGCTTCTCCTTTAAGGACATTAAATTCCAGCTACTGGACTATGGTCCTACCGGGATGCTACTGCCTAAAGAGGGTATGCTGGAGAAGGTCTATAACACCCTTAAAGGTGCCCATCCTAACCTGCATGTGTATAAAAAAGAAGACATGCCTGGACGACTTCATTATTCAAATAATCCACGCATTTTACCCATCGCTCTCTATGCTGACCCAGGATATGTCATCAATGGG CTTCTTCCAGTGCAGTCTGCTAAAGGAGAGCATGGATTTGATAATCAAGTCTTAGACATGAAGGCGTTTTTCAGGGCAGTGGGACCAGACTTTCACAAGAACCTGCTAGTTGGACCATTTGAGACGGTCAATGTGTACCCATTAATGTGTCACCTACTGGGAATCAAGCCTGAAATCAATGATGGCTCTCTGGACAACACCAGACACCTTCTAGTCTCCAGTGGGCAAACATGTGTTCCAAGAG AATCAGATGAGATGAATATTCTCATTGGTCTGGCTGCAGTGGCTGCGTTTCTGGTGGTTGTCTTTATTGCtgttacattttacaacatCCACAAGCGACGAAAAGCAAACAACAAAAG ACATGATGCTAAAACAAAGAGCAAAGACAAGACAGACTCCAAGCAGACAACGCTGTGa